A window of Variovorax sp. HW608 genomic DNA:
GGACCGGGTGGTGGGCGAGATGATGAAGACGGGCGAGATGGAAAAGCTGTACAAGCGCTGGTTCATGTCGCCGATCCCGCCGAAGAACATCAACATCAACTACCCGCTCAATGCCGAGACCAAGGACGCCTTCGCCAACCCCTCGTCCAAGGGCATCTGAGCCGCAGCCATGACCCGCATTGCCCTGATCCACGCCCTTGGCCACTCCGTCGCGCCGATCAACGAAGCCTTCGCGCGCGATTGGCCTGAAGCCGTGCGCATGAACCTGCTGGACGACAGCCTCTCGGCCGATCTCGCGCGCGGCGGACGGGGCCTCGACGAGGCGATGCACGAGCGCTTCCAGCGGCTGGCGCAATACGCAGTCGATACCGGTGCGAACGGCATCCTGTTCACCTGCTCGGCCTTCGGATCGTGCATCGAGGCGGTCGCGCGGCGGCATGCCGGAATCCCGGTCCTCAAGCCCAACGAGGCGATGGTGGCGGAGGCTGCGGCGGGAACGGGCAGGCTCGGGCTGATCGCCACTTTTCAGCCGACGCTGGATTCGATGCCGCCGGAATTCCCGCACAGCGTGGAACTCGTGACGGCGCTTGCCGCCGGCGCGATGGAGGCGCTGAACCGCGGCGACCTGCAGCGGCACGACGAGCTGATCGCCGCGCAGGCCAGGGCCTTGAAGGAACGCGGCTGCGCGCGCATCGCGCTGGCCCAGTTCAGCATGGCGCGCGCACGGGCCGCCTGCGAGGATGCATCGGGGCTGCCCGTGATGACCACCGTGGACAGCGCGGTGCGGGCGTTGCGGGCGCGGTGCTGATGTGAGCGACACCTGACTTCTACGATCGCGATA
This region includes:
- a CDS encoding aspartate/glutamate racemase family protein; protein product: MTRIALIHALGHSVAPINEAFARDWPEAVRMNLLDDSLSADLARGGRGLDEAMHERFQRLAQYAVDTGANGILFTCSAFGSCIEAVARRHAGIPVLKPNEAMVAEAAAGTGRLGLIATFQPTLDSMPPEFPHSVELVTALAAGAMEALNRGDLQRHDELIAAQARALKERGCARIALAQFSMARARAACEDASGLPVMTTVDSAVRALRARC